A window of Salmo trutta chromosome 5, fSalTru1.1, whole genome shotgun sequence contains these coding sequences:
- the slc29a1a gene encoding equilibrative nucleoside transporter 1a isoform X2, giving the protein MTVINAPQDKYNAVWIIFFVLGLGTLLPWNFFMTATMYFTSRLKDPAVEGLANLTANATVVEADTRNVLESKFNNVMTLCAMVPLLIFTCLNSFIHQRIPQNYRIAGSLSVILLVFLLTAVLVKVDMSPLTFFCLTMIKIVCINSFGAVLQGSLFGLAGMLPASYTAPIMSGQGLAGTFAAFSMICALASGSALQDSAFGYFITACVVVFLAILSYFALPRMDFFQYYLESNGSRPAGGDEENKMDLLKKDSPAQKRPVVSLTEEETRSTISVFAIFKRIWVMALSVCFVFTITIGTFPAVTVDVRSTVADGGAWDKYFIPVSCFLLFNVMDWAGRSLTAVCMWPGKDSIILPVMVGLRVVFVPLFMLCNVQPRNYLPVLFAHDAWYILFMIFFSFSNGYLASLCMCFGPKKVAQHEAETAGAIMAFFLSLGLALGAALSFIFRIII; this is encoded by the exons ATGACGGTCATCAACGCTCCACAGGACAA GTATAATGCGGTGTGGATAATTTTCTTTGTCCTTGGCTTGGGAACCCTCCTGCCATGGAACTTCTTCATGACTGCAACCATG TACTTCACCAGCCGACTGAAGGACCCGGCCGTCGAAGGCTTAGCGAATCTGACGGCCAACGCCACGGTAGTTGAGGCAGACACGAGGAACGTCCTGGAGTCCAAGTTCAACAATGTGATGACCCTGTGTGCCATGGTGCCCCTGCTCATCTTCACCTGCCTTAACTCCTTCATCCACCAGAG GATCCCTCAGAATTACCGTATCGCCGGCTCCCTGTCTGTGATCCTGTTGGTGTTCCTGTTGACGGCAGTGCTGGTCAAAGTGGACATGAGCCCTCTCACCTTCTTCTGTCTCACCATGATCAAAATTGTCTGCATCAATT CGTTTGGGGCAGTGCTGCAGGGCAGTTTGTTTGGCCTGGCTGGGATGCTGCCGGCCTcctacactgcacctatcatgaGTGGACAGGGCCTCGCCGGGACCTTCGCTGCCTTCTCTATGATCTGTGCCCTGGCCA gtggCTCTGCCCTACAGGACAGTGCCTTTGGCTACTTCATCACAGCGTGCGTGGTCGTCTTCCTGGCCATCTTGTCCTACTTTGCTCTGCCCAGAATG GACTTTTTCCAGTACTACCTGGAAAGTAATGGATCCAGGCCAGCTGGCGGAGATGAGGAGAACAAGATGGACCTTTTGAAAAAAG ACAGTCCAGCACAGAAGAGGCCggtggtcagtctgacagaggagGAAACTAGGTCCACCATATCTGTGTTTGCCATCTTTAAACGG ATCTGGGTAATGGCCCTCTCTGTGTGCTTCGTGTTCACCATCACCATCGGAACATTCCCTGCAGTCACAGTTGATGTCAGGTCCACCGTGGCCGATGGGGGAGCCTGGG ATAAATACTTCATCCCTGTGTCGTGTTTCCTGCTCTTCAACGTGATGGACTGGGCAGGCAGAAGTCTGAcggctgtgtgtatgtgg CCCGGTAAGGACAGCATCATCCTGCCAGTCATGGTGGGTCTCCGTGTGGTCTTCGTGCCTCTCTTCATGCTGTGTAACGTCCAGCCCAGGAACTACCTGCCTGTGCTGTTCGCCCACGACGCCTGGTACATCCTCTTCATGATCTTCTTCTCCTTCAGCAACGGATACCTGGCCAGCCTCTGCATGTGCTTCGGACCAAA GAAAGTGGCACAACACGAAGCAGAGACAGCCGGCGCCATCATGGCGTTCTTCCTGTCTCTGGGTTTGGCTCTGGGAGCAGCCCTGTCCTTCATCTTCAGAATCATTATCTAG
- the slc29a1a gene encoding equilibrative nucleoside transporter 1a isoform X1, protein MTVINAPQDKYNAVWIIFFVLGLGTLLPWNFFMTATMYFTSRLKDPAVEGLANLTANATVVEADTRNVLESKFNNVMTLCAMVPLLIFTCLNSFIHQRIPQNYRIAGSLSVILLVFLLTAVLVKVDMSPLTFFCLTMIKIVCINSFGAVLQGSLFGLAGMLPASYTAPIMSGQGLAGTFAAFSMICALASGSALQDSAFGYFITACVVVFLAILSYFALPRMDFFQYYLESNGSRPAGGDEENKMDLLKKANSKRGCYVTDSPAQKRPVVSLTEEETRSTISVFAIFKRIWVMALSVCFVFTITIGTFPAVTVDVRSTVADGGAWDKYFIPVSCFLLFNVMDWAGRSLTAVCMWPGKDSIILPVMVGLRVVFVPLFMLCNVQPRNYLPVLFAHDAWYILFMIFFSFSNGYLASLCMCFGPKKVAQHEAETAGAIMAFFLSLGLALGAALSFIFRIII, encoded by the exons ATGACGGTCATCAACGCTCCACAGGACAA GTATAATGCGGTGTGGATAATTTTCTTTGTCCTTGGCTTGGGAACCCTCCTGCCATGGAACTTCTTCATGACTGCAACCATG TACTTCACCAGCCGACTGAAGGACCCGGCCGTCGAAGGCTTAGCGAATCTGACGGCCAACGCCACGGTAGTTGAGGCAGACACGAGGAACGTCCTGGAGTCCAAGTTCAACAATGTGATGACCCTGTGTGCCATGGTGCCCCTGCTCATCTTCACCTGCCTTAACTCCTTCATCCACCAGAG GATCCCTCAGAATTACCGTATCGCCGGCTCCCTGTCTGTGATCCTGTTGGTGTTCCTGTTGACGGCAGTGCTGGTCAAAGTGGACATGAGCCCTCTCACCTTCTTCTGTCTCACCATGATCAAAATTGTCTGCATCAATT CGTTTGGGGCAGTGCTGCAGGGCAGTTTGTTTGGCCTGGCTGGGATGCTGCCGGCCTcctacactgcacctatcatgaGTGGACAGGGCCTCGCCGGGACCTTCGCTGCCTTCTCTATGATCTGTGCCCTGGCCA gtggCTCTGCCCTACAGGACAGTGCCTTTGGCTACTTCATCACAGCGTGCGTGGTCGTCTTCCTGGCCATCTTGTCCTACTTTGCTCTGCCCAGAATG GACTTTTTCCAGTACTACCTGGAAAGTAATGGATCCAGGCCAGCTGGCGGAGATGAGGAGAACAAGATGGACCTTTTGAAAAAAG CTAACAGCAAAAGGGGATGTTATGTGACAGACAGTCCAGCACAGAAGAGGCCggtggtcagtctgacagaggagGAAACTAGGTCCACCATATCTGTGTTTGCCATCTTTAAACGG ATCTGGGTAATGGCCCTCTCTGTGTGCTTCGTGTTCACCATCACCATCGGAACATTCCCTGCAGTCACAGTTGATGTCAGGTCCACCGTGGCCGATGGGGGAGCCTGGG ATAAATACTTCATCCCTGTGTCGTGTTTCCTGCTCTTCAACGTGATGGACTGGGCAGGCAGAAGTCTGAcggctgtgtgtatgtgg CCCGGTAAGGACAGCATCATCCTGCCAGTCATGGTGGGTCTCCGTGTGGTCTTCGTGCCTCTCTTCATGCTGTGTAACGTCCAGCCCAGGAACTACCTGCCTGTGCTGTTCGCCCACGACGCCTGGTACATCCTCTTCATGATCTTCTTCTCCTTCAGCAACGGATACCTGGCCAGCCTCTGCATGTGCTTCGGACCAAA GAAAGTGGCACAACACGAAGCAGAGACAGCCGGCGCCATCATGGCGTTCTTCCTGTCTCTGGGTTTGGCTCTGGGAGCAGCCCTGTCCTTCATCTTCAGAATCATTATCTAG